A single window of Paenibacillus sp. FSL H8-0537 DNA harbors:
- a CDS encoding quinone-dependent dihydroorotate dehydrogenase → MLYSSLGKPIFFRMDPEKAHHLVIDGLHAAGRVPGMTGIMHAMYGVNETPELAVDLFGIHFPHPIGLAAGLDKNAKAADGFSSIGFGFMEVGTVTPKSQPGNEQPRLFRLPPDEALINRMGFNNDGVDAMAERLNKRKIHRIPLAVNIGKNKVTPNELAHEDYRLCIQALYGQGDFFVVNISSPNTPDLRALQHGDELRLLLDTVLEEIRQQASKSGKSAKPVLVKIAPDMTDEQLKLTVATIKDSGVSGIIATNTTVSRTGLTHSNAGEMGGLSGVPVRERSTEVIRAVYRQTEGKLPIIGSGGIFTAADAYDKIRAGASLVEVYTALIYKGPGLLRELTSGLKERLRKDGYRSITEAIGADHR, encoded by the coding sequence TTGCTTTATTCTTCATTAGGTAAGCCGATATTTTTTCGCATGGATCCGGAGAAAGCTCACCATTTGGTTATAGATGGATTGCATGCTGCTGGGCGCGTTCCGGGCATGACGGGCATCATGCATGCGATGTATGGGGTAAATGAGACGCCGGAGCTTGCTGTGGATTTATTCGGCATTCATTTTCCGCATCCGATAGGGCTTGCGGCAGGGCTGGATAAGAACGCAAAGGCAGCCGATGGCTTTTCCAGCATAGGCTTTGGCTTTATGGAAGTAGGAACGGTAACTCCGAAGAGCCAGCCAGGCAATGAGCAGCCGAGACTGTTCCGGCTTCCGCCTGACGAAGCGCTGATTAACCGAATGGGCTTCAATAATGATGGCGTTGATGCGATGGCAGAGCGGCTGAACAAGCGCAAAATACACCGCATCCCGCTTGCTGTCAATATCGGAAAAAACAAAGTGACGCCCAATGAGCTTGCTCATGAGGATTATCGCTTATGCATTCAGGCGCTGTATGGACAGGGCGATTTTTTTGTCGTCAACATTAGCTCGCCCAATACACCGGATTTGCGTGCGTTGCAGCATGGGGATGAGCTGAGGCTGCTCCTTGATACCGTTTTGGAGGAAATCAGGCAGCAGGCGTCGAAATCTGGTAAAAGCGCGAAGCCAGTATTGGTCAAAATTGCTCCGGACATGACGGATGAGCAGCTTAAGCTGACGGTAGCGACAATTAAGGACAGCGGCGTTTCCGGCATTATTGCGACGAATACGACCGTTTCACGCACGGGCCTTACCCATTCGAATGCTGGGGAAATGGGCGGCCTCAGTGGCGTTCCGGTGCGCGAGCGTTCAACAGAGGTTATTCGTGCGGTTTACCGTCAAACGGAGGGTAAGCTGCCGATCATTGGCTCGGGTGGCATTTTCACCGCAGCTGATGCATACGATAAAATCCGCGCTGGGGCCTCATTGGTTGAAGTATATACGGCTCTAATCTACAAGGGCCCAGGCTTGCTGCGTGAATTGACCAGCGGCTTGAAAGAGCGCCTGCGCAAAGATGGCTACCGCAGCATAACGGAGGCTATCGGCGCAGACCATAGATAG